TGGTTACCGAAGCGCTGGCCAGTGCTTGCTTCCACCTGCGCCACGGGTTCGAAGGTGAATTCCGGAAAAGAGTAATCTTGTTGCATGCAGTATTAAATGGAAAAGGTTAGACGCGCAATATGGCAAAAACTTTCTGTTTCACAGAAGCTTGTGTCCCCTTTGCAGGACTGGCCAACAAGCCAGCCAGCGCTGTGCATCTTGCCGGGCTCAGCCGCCGACCAAGCCTACTGCACCAGCAGGCGCGCGGTGGCGGCGGGGGTGCCGTCCACCATCAGGCGGAGGAAATAGAGGCCGGGGGCCAGACACTGAGGCGACCAGCGCAGCGTTTGGGGACCGGCGGCCAGTGTTGTGGCCGGCGGCGCGGCCACGCGGCGGCCCAGCGCATCTGTCACGCGCAACTCCACCGTGCTGGCGCGGTGCAACCGAAAGCTGAGGCTGGCTTCCCCCTGAGTGGGATTGGGAGAAACGCTGACCTCGGCCGCCACTTCGGCTTGGTTGCGGGTGGCGGTGATGAGGGAGTTCGGTACCGCAATGTCAATGATGTTGTAGAACCAGTTGGGAGTGCCCACCGTGCCCACCAGCGTGGCCGCCCCCGTGGCGGCACTCACGCGGTACCAATTGGTGGTGAAGCTAAACTGCCCGGTGGCGGTAGATGTCATCAGGTAGAGGCTGTTGGTCTGCGTTTGCGCATTTGCCGCAATGCCAAAGTCGAAAGCGTCGAGGCTAAGCCCCAGCGGGCCCACCGTGGCCAGCGTGCCGTTGGTGCCAGGAGCTTGCTGAATGAGGCGGTTGCCGGTTCTGTCGATGCCAAACAGCTGGGTGGCGGCGCTGCCGCTGTAGTTGTTGGTGAAGCCGATGGCCTGCACGTTCGGCGTCTGGCCCGCGTTAGGGTCGGTGGCGGCGTAGGTCAGGTTGCTGTCGGTAGCCAACAGGGCGCCCGTGGTGGAGCTGAGGCGGTAGCTGTTGCCGCCGGCCGTCACCACGCGAAGCTGGTCGGTGGTGGGGTCGATGCTAAAGCCGATTCGGCTGCTCAGGTTGCCCAGGTTCAGCGCGATGGCCGGGCCGATGGCCGTGGCGGCGGCAGTGGTCATACTCAGCTCATACAGGCGCAACTGCTGCCCGGCGGTGCTGTTGCGGTAGCCCAGCGCCAGCAATTGTCCGGTGGCGGGCCGCCGCTCGATGCCAACCAGAAATTCACCGCTCACCAGCCCGGTCACGCGTCCGCGGAGGGCGATGGCGCCCGGTGCCGTGGCATCAAACGAAATCAGGGAAAAGCTCAGCACGTCGTCGGGCCCCACCAGGCCATACACCGTTTGAGACCGGGCCGGGGGCACAAACCCCGCTAAGGCGGCAATAATCAGCAGAAGTTTGGGTAAGGGTAGACGCATAAAAGCCACGGAAAGGTGAAGCTGCCCAGCTGCTTACGGCCAATCCGTCGGCGTGCTGATGCTGAGAGCCCAAGGTAAAAGAAAAACCCTCCGCATCCTTTCGGAGCGGAGGGTTTTTGCTCATTCGGCGTAATGTGAAAGGCCAGCCGCGGTTTCAGTCCTCAGGCTTTACCCCGCCGCCACGGCCTTGCGGCGGCTGGTGCGCGGCAGGCGCTCGGTGCCCTGCTCCAGCAGCTCCTCGTCGCGCTCGGTCTTTTTCACGCTCCAGCTCAGCGAGTACAGGTCCTTGCGGCGGTCGCGCAGGTTGCGCACGGCACCGCTGGTGTTCAGGTCCTTGAGCAGGTCCAGGTCGAGGTCGGCGATGAGCGTCATCTCGGTGTTGGGCGTGGCCTCGGCCACGATGGCGTCGTGCGGGAAGGCAAAGTCGGAGGGGCTGAACACGGCCGACTGCGAGTACTGAATGTCCATGTTCTCGACGCGCGGCAGGTTGCCCACCGAGCCGGTGATGGCCACGTAGCACTCGTTCTCGATGGCCCGGGCCTGGGCGCAGATGCGCACGCGCTGGTAGGCGTTCTTGGTGTCGGTCCAGAAGGGCACAAACAGGATTTTCACGCCCTCGTCGCTCAGCATGCGCGCCAGTTCCGGAAATTCCACGTCGTAGCACACCAGAATGCCGATTTTGCCAAAGTCGGTGTCGAAACACTTCAGCTTGTCGCCGCCGCGCATGCCCCAGTAGCTGGCCTCGTCGGGCGTCACGTGCAGCTTGTACTGCTCGTCCACGGTGCCGTCGCGGCGGCAGAGGTAGGCCACGTTGTGCAGCTTGCCGTCCTCGTACACCGGCATCGAGCCGGCCACGATGTTGATGTTGTAGCTCACGGCCAGCTCCATCATTTTCAGCTTGATGGGCTCGGTGAACGCCGCCATGGCCCGGATGGCCACCGACGGCGAGTCCTCGTTGGTGAGGGCCATGAGCGGGGCGTTGAAAAACTCCGGAAACATCACGCAGTCCGACTTATAGCCCGATACGGTGTCGACGAAGAATTCCATCTGCTGCAACAGGTCTTCCAGGCTGCGGGTGGCGCGCATCTGCCACTGCACAATGCCGATGCGG
This DNA window, taken from Hymenobacter sp. 5317J-9, encodes the following:
- a CDS encoding bifunctional GNAT family N-acetyltransferase/carbon-nitrogen hydrolase family protein, producing MATSSNGKSGASAPAANGKTAPGGAHAKKIATPSAATTAERLTPTAVPAHKLVLRTLRRSDFKTIKEIMDKVYSNMEGAWAADEFAALIRKFPEGQIGIEDNGRLVAAALAIIVDYSKFGDKHTYAKITGNGKFDTHDDDGDTLYGVDVFVDPEYRSLRLGRRLYDARKELCENLNLRAMVAGGRIPGYAAYANEMTPAKYVEMVRNKELVDPILTFQLSNEFYVRKIIRGYLPYDSESKAFATLLEWINVYYEEKEKLIGNTKSNVRIGIVQWQMRATRSLEDLLQQMEFFVDTVSGYKSDCVMFPEFFNAPLMALTNEDSPSVAIRAMAAFTEPIKLKMMELAVSYNINIVAGSMPVYEDGKLHNVAYLCRRDGTVDEQYKLHVTPDEASYWGMRGGDKLKCFDTDFGKIGILVCYDVEFPELARMLSDEGVKILFVPFWTDTKNAYQRVRICAQARAIENECYVAITGSVGNLPRVENMDIQYSQSAVFSPSDFAFPHDAIVAEATPNTEMTLIADLDLDLLKDLNTSGAVRNLRDRRKDLYSLSWSVKKTERDEELLEQGTERLPRTSRRKAVAAG
- a CDS encoding DUF4394 domain-containing protein; this encodes MRLPLPKLLLIIAALAGFVPPARSQTVYGLVGPDDVLSFSLISFDATAPGAIALRGRVTGLVSGEFLVGIERRPATGQLLALGYRNSTAGQQLRLYELSMTTAAATAIGPAIALNLGNLSSRIGFSIDPTTDQLRVVTAGGNSYRLSSTTGALLATDSNLTYAATDPNAGQTPNVQAIGFTNNYSGSAATQLFGIDRTGNRLIQQAPGTNGTLATVGPLGLSLDAFDFGIAANAQTQTNSLYLMTSTATGQFSFTTNWYRVSAATGAATLVGTVGTPNWFYNIIDIAVPNSLITATRNQAEVAAEVSVSPNPTQGEASLSFRLHRASTVELRVTDALGRRVAAPPATTLAAGPQTLRWSPQCLAPGLYFLRLMVDGTPAATARLLVQ